In one Solanum dulcamara chromosome 1, daSolDulc1.2, whole genome shotgun sequence genomic region, the following are encoded:
- the LOC129894734 gene encoding uncharacterized protein LOC129894734 — MQPPHQHSRINLAELKAQIVRKLGPDESKQYFYYLNRLLSLKISKVEFSNFCLRIFGRENIALHNQFIRSILKNACNAKVPPLKLDNKFLKPGAALGSNEVSNDAYEQNGSRVFLRQSSSQPGLSNGDILPLSPRKARTGLHDHRGPGDRGSTLGPNEKTSFTFQQSTTESNDFDVTKKNGDLNPLDGLRPVHHNPECTQRSEDEREASSQETAKLSLTKRLLQGPVSVHNKHQVRGYGKELHARKELQAPLGVPFYPVSVGGSHRVLPLATDSKFVSSSNYGALLDNITLRERMEQIAAEQGLEGVGNDCASLVNKGLDSYLKGLIRSFVQLLGARSGHEPTKISKKKQPAYMKPVNGLRPGHHFQVSNDRSPEVMQEQVPHSLISLQDFRVAMELNPQQLGKDWPLLLEKVCARI; from the coding sequence ATGCAACCACCACATCAGCATTCACGGATCAATCTTGCCGAATTGAAAGCTCAAATAGTGAGGAAACTCGGACCAGATGAGTCGAAACAGTACTTCTATTACTTGAATAGGTTGCTAAGCTTGAAAATAAGCAAGGTTGAGTTCAGTAACTTTTGTCTTAGGATCTTTGGAAGAGAGAACATTGCACTACACAATCAGTTTATCCGCTCTATTTTGAAAAATGCTTGTAATGCAAAAGTTCCACCGTTAAAGCTTGATAATAAGTTTTTGAAGCCTGGAGCAGCGCTTGGTAGTAATGAGGTTTCAAATGATGCTTATGAGCAAAATGGATCACGTGTTTTCTTAAGGCAGTCTTCAAGTCAACCAGGTTTGTCAAATGGGGACATTCTGCCATTATCTCCTCGAAAGGCCAGAACAGGCTTGCATGATCATAGGGGGCCTGGGGATCGCGGTAGTACGCTTGGACCAAATGAAAAAACTAGTTTTACATTTCAACAATCAACAACAGAATCAAATGATTTCGATGTTACTAAGAAAAATGGTGACTTGAATCCCCTTGATGGTCTGAGGCCTGTGCATCACAATCCAGAATGCACACAACGATCAGAGGATGAAAGGGAGGCGTCGAGTCAAGAAACAGCTAAACTTTCTTTAACAAAGAGACTACTTCAAGGTCCAGTTTCTGTACATAACAAACACCAGGTTAGAGGTTATGGGAAAGAGTTGCATGCTAGGAAAGAACTACAAGCTCCGCTTGGAGTTCCATTTTACCCTGTTAGTGTAGGTGGATCACATAGAGTATTGCCTTTGGCAACAGATAGTAAATTTGTTAGCTCTTCTAATTATGGTGCTTTGTTGGACAACATAACATTGAGGGAACGCATGGAACAGATTGCTGCAGAACAGGGCCTCGAAGGGGTGGGAAATGATTGTGCCAGTCTGGTGAACAAGGGTTTGGATTCTTACTTAAAAGGTTTAATCAGATCTTTTGTTCAACTTTTGGGTGCAAGGTCTGGGCATGAGCCTACTAAGATCAGCAAAAAGAAGCAGCCGGCCTATATGAAGCCTGTTAATGGTCTCAGACCAGGACATCATTTTCAGGTGAGTAATGATAGATCTCCAGAAGTCATGCAAGAACAGGTTCCGCACAGCCTAATATCATTGCAAGATTTTAGGGTTGCTATGGAGCTAAACCCACAGCAACTTGGCAAAGATTGGCCATTGCTGCTGGAGAAAGTATGTGCTCGTATCTGA